The Thermodesulfovibrionales bacterium region CGACACGATACTGAAAAGGACGAGCGCTAACAGGGAGAGACCTCTCCTCCAGGTTGAGGATCCGTACCAGAAGATCAGGGAACTTCTTGACTTCAGGAGACCCTATTACGAAAAGGCCGATATCATGATCGACACCGAGTCCGGGACCCCGCGTCAGATAGCCGAGGAGATAGTGAAAAGAATCAAGGGTGAAGGATAAGGGATGAAGGATGAAGGCAAGAAGATAGAACAGGTACGCGTAGACTTGGGTGAGAGAAGCTATGACATATGGATAGGGTCTGACATCCTGACGAAATGCGGGCGGCTGATCGGGGACCTTCATTTCAGTCGGATTGCCATAATCAGCAATCCCACGGTCTACGGCTTGTATGGCGAGCCACTTACGAATACCCTCAGGAACCTCGGGAATACGGTCGATGTGGTTATTGTCCCAGACGGAGAGGAATACAAGGACCTCCTCTGGACGTATTACATTCATGGGGAACTCCTCAAGCGCAGGCTCGACAGGTCATCGGCACTCATCGCCCTCGGCGGCGGCGTCATCGGCGACATAACGGGGTTTGTGGCCTCAACCTATATGAGGGGCATCTCCTTCATTCAGATACCTACGACGCTCCTCGCCCAGGTCGATAGTTCCGTGGGCGGGAAGACCGGCGTCAACCATCCCCTCGGGAAAAACATGATCGGCACTTTTTACCAGCCGAGACTTGTCTGGACCGATGTGAATACGTTGAAGACCTTGCCGAGACGGGAGTTCCTCGCGGGAATTGCCGAGGTCGTTAAGTACGGCGTGATATGGGACGAGGAGTTCATCCGGTTTCTCGAAGAGAAGAGGGAGAGGATTCTCGGACTCGACGACAGTGCCGTATCATCCATCATCAAACGCTCCTGTGAGATCAAGGCAGAGGTCGTCTCAAAGGATGAGAGAGAGGCCGGACCGAGGGCGATCCTGAATTACGGCCATACCATCGGCCACGCTATAGAGACTGCCACCGGATATACTGCGTATCTTCATGGAGAAGCCGTTGCCATCGGGATGCTTCGGGAGGCTCGGCTCTCCTGCCTCCTCGGGCTTCTCGATAGCGGGGACGGAGAGAGGATCGGCAGTCTTATCGAATCCTATGGCCTGCCGACAAAGATGCCTTCGGGCATAGACATTGATAAGATCATATCGTCTATGGAGCTTGACAAGAAAGCGGTGAGGGGCGAGCTGAAATTTGCCCTTCCCGAGAAGATGGGGTCCGTCAAGGTGAGGGAAGTTTCGGACAGAG contains the following coding sequences:
- the aroB gene encoding 3-dehydroquinate synthase, encoding MKDEGKKIEQVRVDLGERSYDIWIGSDILTKCGRLIGDLHFSRIAIISNPTVYGLYGEPLTNTLRNLGNTVDVVIVPDGEEYKDLLWTYYIHGELLKRRLDRSSALIALGGGVIGDITGFVASTYMRGISFIQIPTTLLAQVDSSVGGKTGVNHPLGKNMIGTFYQPRLVWTDVNTLKTLPRREFLAGIAEVVKYGVIWDEEFIRFLEEKRERILGLDDSAVSSIIKRSCEIKAEVVSKDEREAGPRAILNYGHTIGHAIETATGYTAYLHGEAVAIGMLREARLSCLLGLLDSGDGERIGSLIESYGLPTKMPSGIDIDKIISSMELDKKAVRGELKFALPEKMGSVKVREVSDRAMIVESLRAKE